The genomic region CGGCAAGCGCCTCGTCCCCGCAAGCCCCTGGAAACTCGACGACGATCCGGTGGCCGGACAATTGCCGGCGCGGGCCCGATGAACCACCCATCACGAAAAGTCTCATGCGCGATTCCGAGAAACCACTGAAGGTCATTTCCGGCATCGTGTCGGCGCTAATGGTGGTCTCGGCGCTGATTTTCTTCATCTTCTCCATGGGCAAACCCAAGGAAGCGGAAGCCGTTTTGGAATACTCGGCACCACCCGGTTTCAATCCCTCCGAATTGACAACCGTGCTCGACGGACTCCGCAGGGATCAAGCGTTTCTCGCGGAAGTCGCCATCCGCAGCGGATTCGCCAAGGTATCGGAACCGGAGTTCGATCGTTTGGCCGCGGGAATGGCCAGCCGGATGACTCTTGAACCGATTTGGAAGGAATCCGGCATCTCCAGTCGGTTCATCCATCGGAAGCCCGCAGCCGCCTTAAATGTCGCCAACGCAATTGCTGCAGTCGCCAAAGAGAACCTTGAGGCGCAGCAGCAAAAACTGGCGATGGAAATTCTCTCTCAGGAAGATGCCGTGGAGGACAAACGAAAGCTTCTCGCGCAGATTCACCGGATCGAAGCTCTCAGAGCGAGTGATCCTCAATTCGAAGCAAAGTCGAATCCCGTGGGTGGATGGTCCGGCTGTGGGTCATTTGTGGATGCCAAGGGCGATTACGAGAGCGCGACCCGAAAGCTTAATCAACTCAAGGAGGCCAAGCCTGTCTTTTTCATTGGATCGATCCGCGCGGCGAAACCGACGAGCGACTAGTGCGCTTCTCCGGCCCGCCGGATGGCCTCATCCAACACCCGATGGGAGGCGACAATCGCAGCCTCTCGCATCGGAACCTCGCGGAGACGTTCCCTCACGAGATCCGGCACCAAGCGACCGGTCTCAAACAGCAGCACCAGCAACTCGATGTCCTTCGGCCTACCCGCCTGGCATTTCGCGGCGGCCATGTCGTGGGGATCGAGACAAAGTGCCCGCTCAACGCCGGGCACAGGGACCAATCGGTCCTCCCACCCCTTCGGAAACTGCTCGAAGACTACAGGCCGGATGATGTCGGCGTAGTAGCCGAAGTGAATGTGAAAGTCTTCATTCTTCCCGAGGGTCACATGGAGCAAGTGCGCCATCTCGTCATCCCACGGCTCCGGAACAAAGTTCGCGTCAAAAGTCTTGGAAAGCGGCCCGCCGTAGTCATCTCCCAATTCGGGAAAGGTCGCCAAAAGCGACGCCGAGCCAAACACGACGAGACGCTTGGTCTCGGCGAGGCCATTCGCAGCTCGCGCCAAATGCT from Luteolibacter arcticus harbors:
- a CDS encoding DUF6036 family nucleotidyltransferase, which produces MRLDSLKHLARAANGLAETKRLVVFGSASLLATFPELGDDYGGPLSKTFDANFVPEPWDDEMAHLLHVTLGKNEDFHIHFGYYADIIRPVVFEQFPKGWEDRLVPVPGVERALCLDPHDMAAAKCQAGRPKDIELLVLLFETGRLVPDLVRERLREVPMREAAIVASHRVLDEAIRRAGEAH